From Aliamphritea hakodatensis:
GAAGCCCGGTTAAACCGCAACGTCTTTTATCAACTGGCTGAACTGGCCTGTGAAGTTGAGATTAACGGCCAGCAGCACCTGATGGTGGACAGCGCCGGGATGCAGTTCAGTTTAGGCACCTTCTGAGGTTTGCAACGGGTAACCGTTATATCTCCTGCGCAGGAATCTACAGAGGCACTCAGTTTTGAGTGCCTTTCTTGTTTTCGGTCAAGGCAAGGTTTTAGCCGCAGGTGAATAATGGGCGTATGAAAAGATTACTCCTACCTCTGTTTGTATTGGCGCTGAACCTGCAGCCGGCGATGGCTGAAACCGTTCACGTTGATATCGCAAAATTTAAGTTTTCCCCGCAGCAACTGACAATCAATGCCGGTGATACGGTTGTCTGGACAAATCGCGAGAAGCGTCAGTATCACAATGTCTGGTTTAAGGATTTAGTCAGCGCAGAGCCGGATATCTTTTTTCCCGATGAAACCTATCAGCGTACCTTTCCTGATGCCGGCACCTTCAATTACATTTGCGGGCCGCATCCAAAGATGAAAGGCAGCGTCATTGTTCAGAATGTATCTCAGGAAGTTAGCCGTCATGAATAAATGTATCCGCGTGTTAGCGGCGACCTCTGCGGTAGCCATCAGTCTGTTACTGACCGGCTGTGGGCCACATCCCAGTTCTGGCAGTTGGGTGAGTGAAGGTTCGTCTGTGAGCGATTCGGCTTACAGTTCGGTGAAGTTAGAGTTTGACGGAACGGGCAGTGTATATCCGAATACTGACTTCGCCGGGCAGGAGAAAAGCAAGGGCCTGCGTTGTGTCTGGCAGGCAAAATCAGCGAATGCTGCGGATCTGGAGTGTCGCGGTGACACCGATACCAGCATTCAGTTTGAGTTTGTGGTGGCAGAAGGCGGCGATGAGAGTCAGGCGGAACTGATAAAGGACGGCAAGCAGGTTGCACGTCTTATCCGGGGCTAAGCTTTAAGGGATCAGCTTGTCAGGAATAAGCTTTCAGACAGATAAATTCAACTGAGCTGCCAGCTGTTTGCTGGCAGTGTTTATCTTGGCAGTAACAGAATCATTGCCGCACAAAAAATTACTAATCCTGCAAAGAAAACCGGAAAGCTGATGCCTTTCCATTTGCTTTTCGCCGGGCGGATGGGAGATGTGCATTTAGGGCACATCTTCACGTCACTTTTTACCCGGGTCTGGCAATTGCCACAGATCTTTTCGCCGCTGTTGTCTTCAGTATTCATCGTATTCAGACTTCGTCACTGTTATTCAGAATTACCTGAGCAGTGTGCCATAAAGCGTGCAGGCGTGGTGGGATAAGTGGTGAATAGCTGATACGCATCAACTACATTTTATAATCGTAAAAAGGTATTGGTTTGCGGGCTATGTTCCTGATGGGCCGGGTAACGGAGAGGACCTGTCGTCCTCTCTGCTGATCGGGACGTATCAGTTTTCCGGTTGATCTTGCAGGCTGGCCAGAAGGTCGTGTATTTCAGCTTTCAGCTCTTTGTCTTCGATTTTCTTTGAGCTGATCTTAGCGTCCTGCAGGTTTTTAATGGCAGCGTCTGTCTGGCCCAGTTCTGCCTGCATGCGGGCCATGGAGTAAGCAATTGAAGACATATGGTCTTTCGAATCGATGGCGATGGCTTTTTGCAGGGCTTTTTCGTAACCGGCGATAGCGTCTTTCAGTTCTTCGGTGAAATCAGCCAGGGTTTCCCATTGCTCGGGGTGGTCTTTATCGGTGTATTCATTGTCGGTGCAGATGGCTTTCAGCTCACTATAAAGCGCTTCGAAAGTGTCTCTGTCGTCATTATTGGCCGCATCCATCAGTTGCTCAGACAGGCTGTAAACGGCTTGGTATATTTTGGTATTTATCATGATGATGTATGTCTTGTTGGCCGGGAATAACAGCGGTTATCCCCGGACTGAATTAAGTGGGTTTATTCAGAACAGTTCGATTGCCGGTGCCTGCAGGGCAGCTAACTGTTCCCGCAGTTCCAGAATATGATCGCTCCAGTAACGTACTGTGTTAAACCACGGGAAGCTGTGGGGAAACGCCGG
This genomic window contains:
- a CDS encoding plastocyanin/azurin family copper-binding protein encodes the protein MKRLLLPLFVLALNLQPAMAETVHVDIAKFKFSPQQLTINAGDTVVWTNREKRQYHNVWFKDLVSAEPDIFFPDETYQRTFPDAGTFNYICGPHPKMKGSVIVQNVSQEVSRHE
- a CDS encoding tetratricopeptide repeat protein, whose amino-acid sequence is MINTKIYQAVYSLSEQLMDAANNDDRDTFEALYSELKAICTDNEYTDKDHPEQWETLADFTEELKDAIAGYEKALQKAIAIDSKDHMSSIAYSMARMQAELGQTDAAIKNLQDAKISSKKIEDKELKAEIHDLLASLQDQPEN